The Coffea arabica cultivar ET-39 chromosome 3c, Coffea Arabica ET-39 HiFi, whole genome shotgun sequence genome contains a region encoding:
- the LOC113734648 gene encoding probable aldo-keto reductase 2 — protein MASSVVEEVKVPRIKLGSHGFEVSAQGLGCLGMSAFYGPPKPEPDMIKVIHYAISRGITHLDTSDFYGPHTNELLLGKALKEGIRQKVELATKFGIRPVDGKREICGDPAYVRAACEGSLKRLGVDSIDLYYQHRIDTSLPIEVTIGELKKLVEEGKIKYIGLSEASASTIKRAHAVHPITAVQLEWSLWTRDVEEEIIPTCRELGIGIVAYSPLGRGFFSSGPTLIENFSEGDFRKNLPRFQSENMEHNKNMYERVNVIASKKGCTPSQLALAWVHHQGNDVCPIPGTTKIENLNQNIGALSVKLSAEDMAELESIASAGIKGDRLPPGFDSWKTSDTPPLSTWKAT, from the exons ATGGCATCGTCAGTAGTAGAAGAAGTGAAAGTGCCAAGAATCAAGCTGGGCTCGCACGGCTTTGAAGTTTCAGCTCAGGGATTGGGTTGCCTGGGGATGTCAGCCTTCTACGGGCCGCCAAAGCCCGAGCCCGACATGATCAAAGTTATTCACTATGCCATCAGCAGAGGCATCACTCATCTTGACACCTCCGATTTTTATGGACCCCATACCAATGAATTACTTCTCGGCAAG GCTTTGAAGGAAGGAATACGACAGAAAGTGGAGCTAGCAACAAAGTTTGGAATTAGACCTGTGGATGGAAAGCGGGAGATTTGTGGTGATCCGGCATATGTAAGGGCTGCTTGTGAGGGTAGCttgaaaagacttggagttgaCAGCATTGATCTCTACTATCAGCATCGCATCGATACAAGTCTGCCCATCGAAGTCACG atagGAGAACTTAAAAAACTGGTTGAAGAGGGTAAAATCAAGTATATAGGTCTATCTGAGGCCTCAGCTTCAACAATCAAAAGAGCACATGCTGTTCATCCAATAACGGCTGTACAGTTGGAGTGGTCATTGTGGACAAGAGATGTAGAGGAAGAGATTATTCCTACTTGCAG AGAACTTGGCATAGGAATTGTAGCATACAGTCCACTTGGACGAGGATTCTTCTCATCAGGTCCAACGCtgattgagaatttttctgaaGGTGATTTCCGTAAG AATTTGCCGAGGTTTCAATCAGAGAATATGGAGCATAACAAGAACATGTACGAGCGTGTCAATGTCATTGCTTCAAAGAAGGGTTGTACCCCATCACAGCTAGCATTGGCCTGGGTGCATCATCAGGGAAACGATGTTTGTCCCATTCCTGGCACCACCAAGATTGAAAACCTCAATCAGAATATAGGAGCTTTGTCTGTAAAACTGTCTGCAGAAGATATGGCTGAACTGGAATCCATTGCTTCAGCTGGAATCAAGGGTGACAGACTTCCCCCTGGCTTTGATAGTTGGAAAACCTCCGATACTCCACCTCTGTCAACGTGGAAGGCCACATGA
- the LOC113735602 gene encoding probable aldo-keto reductase 2, giving the protein MASSVVEEARVPRIKLGSQGFEVSAQGLGCMGMAGFYGPPKPEPDMIKLIHYAISRGITHLDTSDVYGPHTNEILIGKALMEGMREKVELATKFAVTYEDGNFNICGDPAYVRAACEASLKRLGVDCIDLYYQHRIDTHVPIEITIGELKKLVEEGRIKYIGLSEASASTIRRAHSVHPITAVQLEWSLWTRDVEEEIIPTCRELGIGIVAYSPLGRGFFSSGPKLIENLAEGDLRKYMPRFQAENLEHNKNLYQQVNAIASRKGCTPSQLALAWVHHQGKDVCPIPGTTKIENLNQNIGALSVKLSAEEMAELESIASAGVKGERYGPEISTWQNSETPPLSTWKCT; this is encoded by the exons ATGGCATCGTCAGTGGTAGAAGAAGCGAGAGTGCCAAGAATCAAGCTGGGCTCACAAGGTTTTGAAGTTTCAGCTCAAGGGCTGGGCTGCATGGGCATGGCAGGCTTCTACGGGCCGCCTAAGCCCGAGCCCGACATGATCAAACTTATTCACTATGCTATTAGCAGAGGCATCACCCATCTTGACACCTCGGATGTCTATGGACCCCACACCAATGAAATCCTGATAGGCAAG GCATTGATGGAAGGAATGAGGGAGAAAGTGGAGCTAGCAACAAAATTTGCAGTGACTTATGAGGATGGGAATTTCAATATATGTGGTGATCCAGCCTATGTGAGAGCAGCGTGTGAGGCCAGCTTGAAGCGGCTTGGTGTGGACTGCATTGATCTCTATTATCAGCATCGCATTGATACACATGTGCCCATTGAAATCACG ATAGGAGAACTTAAGAAACTGGTTGAAGAGGGTAGAATTAAGTATATAGGTCTATCCGAGGCCTCAGCTTCAACAATTAGAAGAGCACATTCTGTTCATCCAATAACAGCTGTACAGTTGGAGTGGTCATTGTGGACCAGAGATGTCGAGGAAGAGATTATTCCCACTTGCAG AGAGCTTGGCATAGGGATTGTTGCATACAGTCCACTTGGAAGAGGTTTCTTCTCATCAGGTCCAAAGCTGATCGAGAATTTGGCTGAAGGTGACCTCCGAAAG TATATGCCAAGGTTTCAAGCAGAGAATTTGGAGCACAACAAGAACTTGTACCAGCAGGTCAATGCCATTGCTTCAAGGAAGGGTTGTACTCCATCACAGCTAGCTTTGGCCTGGGTCCATCACCAAGGCAAAGATGTTTGCCCCATACCCGGCACTACCAAGATTGAGAACCTCAATCAGAATATTGGAGCTTTGTCTGTAAAACTGTCGGCAGAGGAAATGGCGGAACTTGAATCTATTGCTTCGGCTGGAGTCAAGGGTGAGAGATACGGGCCTGAAATTAGCACTTGGCAAAATTCTGAAACTCCACCTTTGTCAACCTGGAAGTGCACATGA